A stretch of the Planktothricoides raciborskii GIHE-MW2 genome encodes the following:
- a CDS encoding asparagine synthetase B, whose protein sequence is MESRGEVTETFIHPQVVTGTRRLKIVDREASQQPIFNPNRDKLVVFNGEIFNFAELRSQLAEKYPLKTHGDTETILYAFEEYGEKCVDLFEGQFAFVIVDLKENKLFFARDPLGIIPLYFVRDSQFLYIASTIKALTHLNQPIEVLSPGCYQWSDLPPVQYFQPQISSQTATLEEFLPQLKTTLVGAIQRRTETDLPIGVIYSGGLDSSIVLSQAIKYHPQVTAFTIGCEGSEDFAISQRFCRDRGIKQVVISLQPEDFRRHDIKAAIQESELTEYGDIINAAISLKLFAKIHEAGIKVVLGGDGSDELFGGYEMYGLEMTDSNRQNLFFYKLMNLHRTELQRVDRCSMAFGVETRVPFLAKPVLDLALATPQTWKINDGFEKWCLRQAFQDELPDYIIKRHKNPLSHSSGLHEWIRRYKWCFRHDYDREQYRLHDSLKKDFSAILRENKYSVDLALMATKYSQDYSRFDLLLEGIKASVRTAIFQWRSR, encoded by the coding sequence ATGGAGTCTCGCGGCGAGGTGACAGAAACATTTATTCATCCCCAGGTGGTGACAGGAACTAGACGACTGAAAATTGTCGATCGCGAAGCTTCCCAACAGCCAATTTTTAACCCTAATCGGGATAAGCTAGTGGTGTTTAATGGGGAAATTTTCAATTTTGCCGAATTGCGTTCGCAGCTTGCGGAAAAGTACCCACTTAAAACTCATGGGGATACGGAAACTATTTTATATGCTTTTGAAGAATACGGGGAAAAGTGCGTTGATTTGTTTGAAGGTCAATTTGCCTTTGTCATCGTTGATTTAAAAGAAAATAAATTATTTTTTGCCCGCGACCCATTAGGAATTATCCCCCTCTATTTTGTCCGTGATTCCCAGTTTTTGTATATTGCCTCTACCATTAAAGCCTTAACTCATTTAAACCAACCTATCGAGGTTTTATCCCCCGGTTGCTATCAGTGGAGTGATCTCCCCCCTGTCCAGTATTTTCAACCACAAATTTCTAGTCAAACCGCTACCCTTGAGGAATTTTTACCCCAACTGAAAACAACTTTAGTCGGTGCAATTCAAAGACGCACTGAAACCGATCTACCCATTGGGGTAATTTATAGTGGGGGTTTAGACAGTTCAATTGTTTTAAGTCAAGCAATTAAATATCACCCCCAGGTGACGGCTTTTACTATTGGTTGTGAAGGCAGTGAAGACTTTGCCATTTCCCAGCGGTTTTGTCGCGATCGCGGCATTAAACAGGTGGTGATTTCTCTGCAACCGGAAGATTTCCGTCGCCACGATATTAAAGCCGCCATTCAAGAGTCTGAGTTAACGGAATATGGAGATATTATTAATGCGGCGATTAGTCTCAAATTGTTTGCCAAAATCCACGAAGCAGGGATTAAAGTGGTTTTGGGGGGAGATGGCAGTGATGAACTTTTTGGCGGTTATGAAATGTACGGTTTGGAAATGACGGACAGCAACCGACAAAATTTATTTTTTTATAAATTAATGAATCTGCACCGGACTGAATTGCAACGGGTAGATCGATGTAGTATGGCTTTTGGGGTAGAAACGAGAGTGCCGTTTTTAGCAAAACCCGTACTCGATCTGGCGTTAGCGACTCCCCAAACTTGGAAAATTAATGACGGTTTTGAAAAGTGGTGTTTGCGGCAAGCTTTTCAAGATGAACTGCCAGACTATATTATTAAACGTCACAAAAATCCCCTGTCTCACTCTAGCGGACTGCACGAATGGATTAGACGGTATAAATGGTGTTTTCGCCATGACTACGATCGCGAACAGTATCGATTACATGATTCGCTGAAAAAAGACTTTTCAGCGATTTTAAGAGAAAATAAATATTCGGTTGATCTGGCGCTTATGGCCACTAAATATTCCCAGGACTATAGCCGTTTTGACTTGCTGCTAGAAGGAATCAAAGCGTCAGTGAGAACGGCAATTTTTCAATGGCGATCGCGCTGA
- a CDS encoding mechanosensitive ion channel family protein, whose product MTALLTQIQESLLELLGQTITAIPGVGIALAVLFCTRVVAKLVKRGADQLTQRAIKSPSLRMLTIQTAYVATLSAGVLAACVIAFPDLRLGDIIGFLGLGSVAIGFAFQDIFKNFLAGILLLLQEPFQIGDQILVGKFEGTVEEISIRSTQIRTYKGERVVVPNAMVFTSPVEVRTAFAQRRTDLEIGLDYNTPLAEAREVLLEATQEVEGVLSQPAVEVDVVGFGSSSINLMVRYWTFPEIAQVRRTKSLVIMALKALCDRANYNIPYPIRTLYHFDREKYNDCYPIGANATDGDRPL is encoded by the coding sequence ATGACGGCTTTACTCACACAAATTCAAGAGAGTCTATTAGAGCTATTGGGTCAAACGATTACAGCAATTCCGGGGGTTGGCATCGCTCTGGCAGTATTATTCTGTACCCGCGTGGTGGCAAAGTTAGTCAAACGGGGAGCGGATCAATTAACCCAGCGAGCAATTAAAAGCCCTTCTCTACGGATGTTGACGATTCAAACGGCGTATGTAGCTACTTTGTCCGCAGGGGTTCTCGCTGCTTGTGTGATTGCTTTCCCGGATTTACGGTTGGGAGATATTATCGGCTTTTTAGGGTTGGGTTCTGTGGCGATCGGTTTTGCCTTTCAGGACATCTTTAAAAACTTTTTAGCCGGTATCTTGTTACTGTTACAAGAACCTTTTCAAATCGGCGATCAGATTTTAGTGGGAAAGTTTGAGGGAACTGTAGAAGAAATTTCGATTCGGTCTACCCAAATTCGCACTTATAAAGGAGAAAGGGTGGTCGTCCCCAATGCGATGGTGTTTACATCTCCGGTAGAAGTTAGAACCGCTTTTGCACAAAGACGCACGGATTTAGAAATTGGTTTAGATTACAATACGCCTTTGGCGGAAGCAAGAGAAGTTTTGCTCGAGGCAACCCAAGAAGTAGAGGGTGTGCTTTCACAACCGGCAGTGGAAGTAGATGTGGTGGGATTTGGCAGTAGTTCGATTAATTTGATGGTGCGTTATTGGACTTTTCCAGAAATTGCTCAGGTTCGTCGGACGAAAAGTCTCGTAATTATGGCTTTGAAAGCATTGTGCGATCGCGCTAATTACAATATTCCCTATCCTATTCGCACTTTGTATCACTTCGATCGGGAAAAATATAACGATTGTTATCCCATTGGGGCAAATGCGACTGATGGCGATCGCCCTCTTTAG